The nucleotide window ATTTGGTTTAAAGTTGTTAAAAATAATTTTTTAAACTCATCTTTAAGTTCATACTGAGATTTTAATAGTAATGCAAAGATACTTTTTTCTACACCAATTTTATAATATTTTCCGTCTTTAATTTTAAAAGTTGTTAAAGCTGAATGTTGATTAAATATATTTTCTTTTTTATTATTTTTCATAAAATAACTCCTACCTTCTGTTTGTAGTTTTATAGTTTTTAAGTTTTTAAGTTTTCCGACCCTTTTAGCCTTTAAAAATTAAGGCTAGATTACCTCAAAAGCAACTTTTGTTAACGGTAAAGCAACTTTTGTTAACGGTAAAGCAACTTTTGGAAATCTATCCACAACTTTTGGAAATCTATAAGCAACTTTTAGAAATCCTATTTTAAATGATTTTATAATTTAAAAAGAAAAGCAACTTTTGGAAACTACATCTCATATACTTATAAAGTATAAGATATAAAAAAGAAAAAAGCAACTTTTAGAAACCATATTTTAATATTAACGCTTGTTTAAAGAAAAGTATTCAGTAATATTTCTAATTAAAACCTTTAAAATAGATGATTTATAGATAAAAAGCAACTTTTGGAAATTCAAATTTATAGGTTTTTTTATATTACTTTTAATTTTTTTAAATAAGTTAAAATGATATAACCTATTAAAATTAAGGCTAGATTACCTCAAAAGCAACTTTTGTTAACTGTAAAAAAGAAAATTAAGAAAAGAACTGGTAAAAAACTGTATATCTTATATAAGATCCATAGTGTCACTGACATATTTAATAATCTAAAAAAGAAGAGGGCATATTAGGGAGGTATGGACAATAGCTCGTAGTAAGACTGAGATACGATGACGATAAAATGGAAGGAGGTGATAAAAAATAACACTTATTTTATTATTACTTATAATCAGAATAGTGATTTTCAAATATATTGCTAGAAGCTTAGGAAATAAATATTTTTACCGAATAGAGGTAGTTTACTTATTAAGATATTTTATAAGATTTTTTAACTAAAAAATATAAAAAATTAACTTTTCTGCGAAACTTTTTCTTTGAAAAAAGAAAATTTTCTTGACTATTTTTAATTTTAACTTTATACTAAATTCATAAGGTGATTGAATGTTTTTAAATCAACACAAATATTCTAAAAAATAACACTTTTAATTTTTTTTAGAAAGGAGAACTTTATGGAGAAATTATTATTGGCAATAGATATTGGAACATCGGGATGTAAAGTAACATTTTTTAATCTTGACGGAGAAGTTGTTGCTAGCGAAACTGGAATATACAAAACATATTACGCTGAGAAGAACAAAGTTGAACATATCGGAACTGATTGGTGGGAAAATGTATGTAAATGTATAAAAAAAATGATATTAGAAAAAAATATAGACATCAATAATGTAGAAGGTGTAGGGATCGATGGATTAGGATGGGCTTTAATTCCAATCGACCGCGAAGGAAATGTGCTTAGAAATATTATGATTTGGCTTGATAGAAGAGCTGAAGAAGAAGCTGAATGGATGAAAAAGACATGTGGTGAGGAAAGATTGATTAATATAAGTGGAAACCCTATTGATGCATCTTATATTACTCCAAAAATTCTTTGGATGAAAAAGCATGAGCCTGAACTCTATGCTAAAACTTATAAGTTTTTAAACAGTAACAGTTACATAGCTTATAAATTAACAGATGAAATTTCTCAAGATTACTCTCAGGGATACGGATTTCATTTCTTCAATATCAATACAGGAGAATACGACCAAGAAATCGCTTCTGAATTAGGTATAAACCTTGATTTGTTCGCACCTATAATGAATTGCCACGATATCGTCGGTGGAATTACTGAAAAAGCTGCTCAGGAAACTGGATTAAAAATTGGAACACCAGTAGTCGCAGGAGCTTTAGACGCAGCTTGTTGTACACTTGGAGCTGGGGTACTAAATCCTGGACAAACTCAAGAACAAGGTGGTCAGGCTGGTGGAATGAGTATATGTACTGATTCTCCCAGTATTCATCCAAAACTTATCCTTGGATATCATGCAGTTCCAGATATGTGGCTTTTACAAGGAGGAACAGTTGGTGGTGGAGGAACGCTAAATTGGTTTAATAGAGAATTGGCTGCCCACGAAAAATTAATTGGTAGAGAAAAAGGATGTAGTTCTTTTGAAGTAATGAGTGATGAGGCTACTAAAATAGCAGAAGGAAGTAATGGATTAATATTTTTACCTTATATGGCTGGAGAGAGATCACCAATTTGGGATGGAAATGCCAAGGGAGCTTTTATCGGACTTGGATTTGATAAAACTAGGGCTCATATGATTAGAAGTATCATGGAGGGTGTAGGTTACTCTTTAGAACATAATTTAAAAACAGCTGAAGAAATAGAGGTCACAATAAATAAATTAGTAAGTGTTGGTGGAAGTGCTAACAGTGTTGTGTGGACACAATTAAAGGCAGATATTACTGGAAAAGAAATAGATGTTCCTTTATCTGATCATGCAACAACATTAGGAGCTGCTATCCTTGCTGGTGTAGGTACTGGACTTTATAAAAACTTTGAAGAAGCTATTAAAAAAACAGTAAGAGTAGTAAGACAACATAAACCAAATATGGATAATCATGAAAAATATAAAAAATATTATCAAGTTTATGAAGGGTTATATGGGAGTTTAAAAGATACTTTTGACCAATTAAGTTCTTTTAAATAAAAATAATAAATAGGCAAAATATATAAACTAATAAAATACAATAAAAATTTTTACAAGGAGTGTGAAGTAAATGTTTAAAATTAAAGAAAACGCAATTGATCCAAAACAAGTACCTTTTAAGGTATTAACTTCAGGAGACAAAATGCCAGCTGTAGGTTTAGGAACTTTTGGTTCTGATAGATTTACTCATGAAGAAATAGCAGAAGCAGTAAAAGGTGCAATAGCTATAGGATACAGACATATCGACTGTGCTGCAGTATATGAAAACGAAACTCACAT belongs to Fusobacteria bacterium ZRK30 and includes:
- a CDS encoding FGGY-family carbohydrate kinase; its protein translation is MEKLLLAIDIGTSGCKVTFFNLDGEVVASETGIYKTYYAEKNKVEHIGTDWWENVCKCIKKMILEKNIDINNVEGVGIDGLGWALIPIDREGNVLRNIMIWLDRRAEEEAEWMKKTCGEERLINISGNPIDASYITPKILWMKKHEPELYAKTYKFLNSNSYIAYKLTDEISQDYSQGYGFHFFNINTGEYDQEIASELGINLDLFAPIMNCHDIVGGITEKAAQETGLKIGTPVVAGALDAACCTLGAGVLNPGQTQEQGGQAGGMSICTDSPSIHPKLILGYHAVPDMWLLQGGTVGGGGTLNWFNRELAAHEKLIGREKGCSSFEVMSDEATKIAEGSNGLIFLPYMAGERSPIWDGNAKGAFIGLGFDKTRAHMIRSIMEGVGYSLEHNLKTAEEIEVTINKLVSVGGSANSVVWTQLKADITGKEIDVPLSDHATTLGAAILAGVGTGLYKNFEEAIKKTVRVVRQHKPNMDNHEKYKKYYQVYEGLYGSLKDTFDQLSSFK